In Chiloscyllium plagiosum isolate BGI_BamShark_2017 chromosome 18, ASM401019v2, whole genome shotgun sequence, a single genomic region encodes these proteins:
- the arhgef3 gene encoding rho guanine nucleotide exchange factor 3 isoform X3, translated as MVWCCFFVHQKKRKQRKRDEDSLSLCSLDGSEPSNKRVKPLSRVTSLANLIPPVKATPLKRFSQTLQRSISFRSDSRPEIFTPRPSSRHGPTAIAKRRDSKLWSETFDIRVNQMLTAKEIKRQETIFELSQGEQLLIEDLKLAKKAYHDPMLKLSIMTEQELNQIFGTLDSLIPLHEDLLSRLREARKPDGTTEHVGHILVGWLPCLNSYDSYCSNQVAAKALLDHKKQDHRVHDFLQRCLESPFSRKLDLWNFLDIPRSRLVKYPLLLKEILRHTPNDHPDKQHLEEAINIVQGIVAEINKKTGESECQYYKERLVFLDESQKDPLIENSKVLCCHGDLKNNRGAKLHVFLFQEVLVITRVVTCSEQLCYQLYRQPIPVGDLVLDDLQDGEVRLGGSIRGAFSNNERTKNFFRVSFVDPSEGQSHSLQANDAFNKQQWLNCIRQAKEAVQHSLGEKGMLGCGRHMHLTPNGIRMSHEEPKLERMDQSDNESNCSMDTSEISGDYEQMEETDCCVNQKRIETDV; from the exons gaGCCCAGTAACAAACGGGTAAAACCACTTTCCCGAGTCACATCTTTAGCAAATCTCATTCCACCTGTGAAAGCCACACCTCTGAAACGATTCAGCCAGACGTTACAG CGTTCCATTAGCTTTCGAAGTGATAGCCGACCTGAAATTTTCACCCCAAGACCCTCTTCTAGACATGGGCCCACTGCTATTGCAAAGCGTCGAGATAGCAAACTCTGGAGTGAAACATTTGATATTCGTGTCAATCAAATGCTCACAGCTAAGGAAATCAAAAGGCAAGAG ACAATATTTGAACTTTCCCAGGGAGAACAGCTTTTAATTGAAGACTTGAAACTGGCAAAAAAG GCTTATCATGATCCGATGCTCAAACTCTCGATTATGACTGAGCAGGAACTGAATCAGATATTTGGAACCCTGGATTCCCTTATTCCTTTGCATGAAG ATCTTCTGAGTCGGCTCCGTGAAGCCAGGAAACCAGATGGGACAACAGAGCATGTTGGCCACATCCTTGTAGGCTGG CTCCCTTGCTTAAACTCATATGATAGCTACTGCAGCAACCAAGTGGCAGCCAAGGCCCTTCTTGATCACAAGAAACAAGATCATCGAGTCCATGACTTTCTACAGCGCTGTTTAGAATCACCTTTTAGTCGCAAGCTGGACCTCTGGAATTTTCTGGATATTCCACGTAGTCGACTGGTGAAGTACCCCCTACTCTTAAAAGAAATTCTCAGGCATACTCCAAATGACCACCCAGATAAGCAGCACTTGGAAGAAGCA ATTAACATCGTTCAAGGGATTGTAGCTGAAATCAACAAGAAGACTGGGGAGTCAGAATGTCAGtattataaggaaaggctagtCTTTCTTGACGAGAGTCAAAAGGACCCTCTGATTGAAAATTCTAAAGTGCTCTGCTGTCATGGAGacttaaagaacaacagaggagcA AAACTCCATGTTTTCCTGTTTCAAGAGGTGCTTGTAATTACCAGAGTGGTGACATGCAGTGAGCAGCTGTGCTACCAGCTGTATAGGCAGCCCATCCCTGTCGGGGATCTGGTGTTGGATGACCTGCAAGATGGGGAGGTCCGGTTAGGGGGATCTATTAGAGGCGCCTTCAGCAATAATGAGAGAA CAAAAAACTTCTTCAGAGTCAGCTTTGTAGATCCTTCTGAAGGGCAGTCCCACTCACTCCAGGCAAATGATGCCttcaacaaacagcagtggttgaACTGCATCAGACAGGCCAAAGAAGCAGTGCAGCATTCTTTAGGTGAAAAAGGAATGCTAGGCTGTGGAAGACACATGCACCTAACTCCAAATGGGATCAGGATGTCCCATGAAGAACCAAAGCTTGAAAGAATGGACCAATCAGACAATGAATCTAACTGTAGTATGGATACCAGTGAGATTAGTGGCGACTATGAACAGATGGAAGAAACAGACTGTTGTGTAAATCAAAAAAGAATAGAGACAGATGTTTGA
- the arhgef3 gene encoding rho guanine nucleotide exchange factor 3 isoform X2: MVAKDYPYCIAAKRTNCALEVHSVSSSTKETEEPSNKRVKPLSRVTSLANLIPPVKATPLKRFSQTLQRSISFRSDSRPEIFTPRPSSRHGPTAIAKRRDSKLWSETFDIRVNQMLTAKEIKRQETIFELSQGEQLLIEDLKLAKKAYHDPMLKLSIMTEQELNQIFGTLDSLIPLHEDLLSRLREARKPDGTTEHVGHILVGWLPCLNSYDSYCSNQVAAKALLDHKKQDHRVHDFLQRCLESPFSRKLDLWNFLDIPRSRLVKYPLLLKEILRHTPNDHPDKQHLEEAINIVQGIVAEINKKTGESECQYYKERLVFLDESQKDPLIENSKVLCCHGDLKNNRGAKLHVFLFQEVLVITRVVTCSEQLCYQLYRQPIPVGDLVLDDLQDGEVRLGGSIRGAFSNNERTKNFFRVSFVDPSEGQSHSLQANDAFNKQQWLNCIRQAKEAVQHSLGEKGMLGCGRHMHLTPNGIRMSHEEPKLERMDQSDNESNCSMDTSEISGDYEQMEETDCCVNQKRIETDV; the protein is encoded by the exons gaGCCCAGTAACAAACGGGTAAAACCACTTTCCCGAGTCACATCTTTAGCAAATCTCATTCCACCTGTGAAAGCCACACCTCTGAAACGATTCAGCCAGACGTTACAG CGTTCCATTAGCTTTCGAAGTGATAGCCGACCTGAAATTTTCACCCCAAGACCCTCTTCTAGACATGGGCCCACTGCTATTGCAAAGCGTCGAGATAGCAAACTCTGGAGTGAAACATTTGATATTCGTGTCAATCAAATGCTCACAGCTAAGGAAATCAAAAGGCAAGAG ACAATATTTGAACTTTCCCAGGGAGAACAGCTTTTAATTGAAGACTTGAAACTGGCAAAAAAG GCTTATCATGATCCGATGCTCAAACTCTCGATTATGACTGAGCAGGAACTGAATCAGATATTTGGAACCCTGGATTCCCTTATTCCTTTGCATGAAG ATCTTCTGAGTCGGCTCCGTGAAGCCAGGAAACCAGATGGGACAACAGAGCATGTTGGCCACATCCTTGTAGGCTGG CTCCCTTGCTTAAACTCATATGATAGCTACTGCAGCAACCAAGTGGCAGCCAAGGCCCTTCTTGATCACAAGAAACAAGATCATCGAGTCCATGACTTTCTACAGCGCTGTTTAGAATCACCTTTTAGTCGCAAGCTGGACCTCTGGAATTTTCTGGATATTCCACGTAGTCGACTGGTGAAGTACCCCCTACTCTTAAAAGAAATTCTCAGGCATACTCCAAATGACCACCCAGATAAGCAGCACTTGGAAGAAGCA ATTAACATCGTTCAAGGGATTGTAGCTGAAATCAACAAGAAGACTGGGGAGTCAGAATGTCAGtattataaggaaaggctagtCTTTCTTGACGAGAGTCAAAAGGACCCTCTGATTGAAAATTCTAAAGTGCTCTGCTGTCATGGAGacttaaagaacaacagaggagcA AAACTCCATGTTTTCCTGTTTCAAGAGGTGCTTGTAATTACCAGAGTGGTGACATGCAGTGAGCAGCTGTGCTACCAGCTGTATAGGCAGCCCATCCCTGTCGGGGATCTGGTGTTGGATGACCTGCAAGATGGGGAGGTCCGGTTAGGGGGATCTATTAGAGGCGCCTTCAGCAATAATGAGAGAA CAAAAAACTTCTTCAGAGTCAGCTTTGTAGATCCTTCTGAAGGGCAGTCCCACTCACTCCAGGCAAATGATGCCttcaacaaacagcagtggttgaACTGCATCAGACAGGCCAAAGAAGCAGTGCAGCATTCTTTAGGTGAAAAAGGAATGCTAGGCTGTGGAAGACACATGCACCTAACTCCAAATGGGATCAGGATGTCCCATGAAGAACCAAAGCTTGAAAGAATGGACCAATCAGACAATGAATCTAACTGTAGTATGGATACCAGTGAGATTAGTGGCGACTATGAACAGATGGAAGAAACAGACTGTTGTGTAAATCAAAAAAGAATAGAGACAGATGTTTGA
- the arhgef3 gene encoding rho guanine nucleotide exchange factor 3 isoform X6, producing the protein MEIKKYKEPSNKRVKPLSRVTSLANLIPPVKATPLKRFSQTLQRSISFRSDSRPEIFTPRPSSRHGPTAIAKRRDSKLWSETFDIRVNQMLTAKEIKRQETIFELSQGEQLLIEDLKLAKKAYHDPMLKLSIMTEQELNQIFGTLDSLIPLHEDLLSRLREARKPDGTTEHVGHILVGWLPCLNSYDSYCSNQVAAKALLDHKKQDHRVHDFLQRCLESPFSRKLDLWNFLDIPRSRLVKYPLLLKEILRHTPNDHPDKQHLEEAINIVQGIVAEINKKTGESECQYYKERLVFLDESQKDPLIENSKVLCCHGDLKNNRGAKLHVFLFQEVLVITRVVTCSEQLCYQLYRQPIPVGDLVLDDLQDGEVRLGGSIRGAFSNNERTKNFFRVSFVDPSEGQSHSLQANDAFNKQQWLNCIRQAKEAVQHSLGEKGMLGCGRHMHLTPNGIRMSHEEPKLERMDQSDNESNCSMDTSEISGDYEQMEETDCCVNQKRIETDV; encoded by the exons ATGGAGATTAAAAAATACAAG gaGCCCAGTAACAAACGGGTAAAACCACTTTCCCGAGTCACATCTTTAGCAAATCTCATTCCACCTGTGAAAGCCACACCTCTGAAACGATTCAGCCAGACGTTACAG CGTTCCATTAGCTTTCGAAGTGATAGCCGACCTGAAATTTTCACCCCAAGACCCTCTTCTAGACATGGGCCCACTGCTATTGCAAAGCGTCGAGATAGCAAACTCTGGAGTGAAACATTTGATATTCGTGTCAATCAAATGCTCACAGCTAAGGAAATCAAAAGGCAAGAG ACAATATTTGAACTTTCCCAGGGAGAACAGCTTTTAATTGAAGACTTGAAACTGGCAAAAAAG GCTTATCATGATCCGATGCTCAAACTCTCGATTATGACTGAGCAGGAACTGAATCAGATATTTGGAACCCTGGATTCCCTTATTCCTTTGCATGAAG ATCTTCTGAGTCGGCTCCGTGAAGCCAGGAAACCAGATGGGACAACAGAGCATGTTGGCCACATCCTTGTAGGCTGG CTCCCTTGCTTAAACTCATATGATAGCTACTGCAGCAACCAAGTGGCAGCCAAGGCCCTTCTTGATCACAAGAAACAAGATCATCGAGTCCATGACTTTCTACAGCGCTGTTTAGAATCACCTTTTAGTCGCAAGCTGGACCTCTGGAATTTTCTGGATATTCCACGTAGTCGACTGGTGAAGTACCCCCTACTCTTAAAAGAAATTCTCAGGCATACTCCAAATGACCACCCAGATAAGCAGCACTTGGAAGAAGCA ATTAACATCGTTCAAGGGATTGTAGCTGAAATCAACAAGAAGACTGGGGAGTCAGAATGTCAGtattataaggaaaggctagtCTTTCTTGACGAGAGTCAAAAGGACCCTCTGATTGAAAATTCTAAAGTGCTCTGCTGTCATGGAGacttaaagaacaacagaggagcA AAACTCCATGTTTTCCTGTTTCAAGAGGTGCTTGTAATTACCAGAGTGGTGACATGCAGTGAGCAGCTGTGCTACCAGCTGTATAGGCAGCCCATCCCTGTCGGGGATCTGGTGTTGGATGACCTGCAAGATGGGGAGGTCCGGTTAGGGGGATCTATTAGAGGCGCCTTCAGCAATAATGAGAGAA CAAAAAACTTCTTCAGAGTCAGCTTTGTAGATCCTTCTGAAGGGCAGTCCCACTCACTCCAGGCAAATGATGCCttcaacaaacagcagtggttgaACTGCATCAGACAGGCCAAAGAAGCAGTGCAGCATTCTTTAGGTGAAAAAGGAATGCTAGGCTGTGGAAGACACATGCACCTAACTCCAAATGGGATCAGGATGTCCCATGAAGAACCAAAGCTTGAAAGAATGGACCAATCAGACAATGAATCTAACTGTAGTATGGATACCAGTGAGATTAGTGGCGACTATGAACAGATGGAAGAAACAGACTGTTGTGTAAATCAAAAAAGAATAGAGACAGATGTTTGA
- the arhgef3 gene encoding rho guanine nucleotide exchange factor 3 isoform X4 codes for MVWCCFFVHQKRKQRKRDEDSLSLCSLDGSEPSNKRVKPLSRVTSLANLIPPVKATPLKRFSQTLQRSISFRSDSRPEIFTPRPSSRHGPTAIAKRRDSKLWSETFDIRVNQMLTAKEIKRQETIFELSQGEQLLIEDLKLAKKAYHDPMLKLSIMTEQELNQIFGTLDSLIPLHEDLLSRLREARKPDGTTEHVGHILVGWLPCLNSYDSYCSNQVAAKALLDHKKQDHRVHDFLQRCLESPFSRKLDLWNFLDIPRSRLVKYPLLLKEILRHTPNDHPDKQHLEEAINIVQGIVAEINKKTGESECQYYKERLVFLDESQKDPLIENSKVLCCHGDLKNNRGAKLHVFLFQEVLVITRVVTCSEQLCYQLYRQPIPVGDLVLDDLQDGEVRLGGSIRGAFSNNERTKNFFRVSFVDPSEGQSHSLQANDAFNKQQWLNCIRQAKEAVQHSLGEKGMLGCGRHMHLTPNGIRMSHEEPKLERMDQSDNESNCSMDTSEISGDYEQMEETDCCVNQKRIETDV; via the exons gaGCCCAGTAACAAACGGGTAAAACCACTTTCCCGAGTCACATCTTTAGCAAATCTCATTCCACCTGTGAAAGCCACACCTCTGAAACGATTCAGCCAGACGTTACAG CGTTCCATTAGCTTTCGAAGTGATAGCCGACCTGAAATTTTCACCCCAAGACCCTCTTCTAGACATGGGCCCACTGCTATTGCAAAGCGTCGAGATAGCAAACTCTGGAGTGAAACATTTGATATTCGTGTCAATCAAATGCTCACAGCTAAGGAAATCAAAAGGCAAGAG ACAATATTTGAACTTTCCCAGGGAGAACAGCTTTTAATTGAAGACTTGAAACTGGCAAAAAAG GCTTATCATGATCCGATGCTCAAACTCTCGATTATGACTGAGCAGGAACTGAATCAGATATTTGGAACCCTGGATTCCCTTATTCCTTTGCATGAAG ATCTTCTGAGTCGGCTCCGTGAAGCCAGGAAACCAGATGGGACAACAGAGCATGTTGGCCACATCCTTGTAGGCTGG CTCCCTTGCTTAAACTCATATGATAGCTACTGCAGCAACCAAGTGGCAGCCAAGGCCCTTCTTGATCACAAGAAACAAGATCATCGAGTCCATGACTTTCTACAGCGCTGTTTAGAATCACCTTTTAGTCGCAAGCTGGACCTCTGGAATTTTCTGGATATTCCACGTAGTCGACTGGTGAAGTACCCCCTACTCTTAAAAGAAATTCTCAGGCATACTCCAAATGACCACCCAGATAAGCAGCACTTGGAAGAAGCA ATTAACATCGTTCAAGGGATTGTAGCTGAAATCAACAAGAAGACTGGGGAGTCAGAATGTCAGtattataaggaaaggctagtCTTTCTTGACGAGAGTCAAAAGGACCCTCTGATTGAAAATTCTAAAGTGCTCTGCTGTCATGGAGacttaaagaacaacagaggagcA AAACTCCATGTTTTCCTGTTTCAAGAGGTGCTTGTAATTACCAGAGTGGTGACATGCAGTGAGCAGCTGTGCTACCAGCTGTATAGGCAGCCCATCCCTGTCGGGGATCTGGTGTTGGATGACCTGCAAGATGGGGAGGTCCGGTTAGGGGGATCTATTAGAGGCGCCTTCAGCAATAATGAGAGAA CAAAAAACTTCTTCAGAGTCAGCTTTGTAGATCCTTCTGAAGGGCAGTCCCACTCACTCCAGGCAAATGATGCCttcaacaaacagcagtggttgaACTGCATCAGACAGGCCAAAGAAGCAGTGCAGCATTCTTTAGGTGAAAAAGGAATGCTAGGCTGTGGAAGACACATGCACCTAACTCCAAATGGGATCAGGATGTCCCATGAAGAACCAAAGCTTGAAAGAATGGACCAATCAGACAATGAATCTAACTGTAGTATGGATACCAGTGAGATTAGTGGCGACTATGAACAGATGGAAGAAACAGACTGTTGTGTAAATCAAAAAAGAATAGAGACAGATGTTTGA
- the arhgef3 gene encoding rho guanine nucleotide exchange factor 3 isoform X5 produces the protein MGGQRAFEKKKRKQRKRDEDSLSLCSLDGSEPSNKRVKPLSRVTSLANLIPPVKATPLKRFSQTLQRSISFRSDSRPEIFTPRPSSRHGPTAIAKRRDSKLWSETFDIRVNQMLTAKEIKRQETIFELSQGEQLLIEDLKLAKKAYHDPMLKLSIMTEQELNQIFGTLDSLIPLHEDLLSRLREARKPDGTTEHVGHILVGWLPCLNSYDSYCSNQVAAKALLDHKKQDHRVHDFLQRCLESPFSRKLDLWNFLDIPRSRLVKYPLLLKEILRHTPNDHPDKQHLEEAINIVQGIVAEINKKTGESECQYYKERLVFLDESQKDPLIENSKVLCCHGDLKNNRGAKLHVFLFQEVLVITRVVTCSEQLCYQLYRQPIPVGDLVLDDLQDGEVRLGGSIRGAFSNNERTKNFFRVSFVDPSEGQSHSLQANDAFNKQQWLNCIRQAKEAVQHSLGEKGMLGCGRHMHLTPNGIRMSHEEPKLERMDQSDNESNCSMDTSEISGDYEQMEETDCCVNQKRIETDV, from the exons gaGCCCAGTAACAAACGGGTAAAACCACTTTCCCGAGTCACATCTTTAGCAAATCTCATTCCACCTGTGAAAGCCACACCTCTGAAACGATTCAGCCAGACGTTACAG CGTTCCATTAGCTTTCGAAGTGATAGCCGACCTGAAATTTTCACCCCAAGACCCTCTTCTAGACATGGGCCCACTGCTATTGCAAAGCGTCGAGATAGCAAACTCTGGAGTGAAACATTTGATATTCGTGTCAATCAAATGCTCACAGCTAAGGAAATCAAAAGGCAAGAG ACAATATTTGAACTTTCCCAGGGAGAACAGCTTTTAATTGAAGACTTGAAACTGGCAAAAAAG GCTTATCATGATCCGATGCTCAAACTCTCGATTATGACTGAGCAGGAACTGAATCAGATATTTGGAACCCTGGATTCCCTTATTCCTTTGCATGAAG ATCTTCTGAGTCGGCTCCGTGAAGCCAGGAAACCAGATGGGACAACAGAGCATGTTGGCCACATCCTTGTAGGCTGG CTCCCTTGCTTAAACTCATATGATAGCTACTGCAGCAACCAAGTGGCAGCCAAGGCCCTTCTTGATCACAAGAAACAAGATCATCGAGTCCATGACTTTCTACAGCGCTGTTTAGAATCACCTTTTAGTCGCAAGCTGGACCTCTGGAATTTTCTGGATATTCCACGTAGTCGACTGGTGAAGTACCCCCTACTCTTAAAAGAAATTCTCAGGCATACTCCAAATGACCACCCAGATAAGCAGCACTTGGAAGAAGCA ATTAACATCGTTCAAGGGATTGTAGCTGAAATCAACAAGAAGACTGGGGAGTCAGAATGTCAGtattataaggaaaggctagtCTTTCTTGACGAGAGTCAAAAGGACCCTCTGATTGAAAATTCTAAAGTGCTCTGCTGTCATGGAGacttaaagaacaacagaggagcA AAACTCCATGTTTTCCTGTTTCAAGAGGTGCTTGTAATTACCAGAGTGGTGACATGCAGTGAGCAGCTGTGCTACCAGCTGTATAGGCAGCCCATCCCTGTCGGGGATCTGGTGTTGGATGACCTGCAAGATGGGGAGGTCCGGTTAGGGGGATCTATTAGAGGCGCCTTCAGCAATAATGAGAGAA CAAAAAACTTCTTCAGAGTCAGCTTTGTAGATCCTTCTGAAGGGCAGTCCCACTCACTCCAGGCAAATGATGCCttcaacaaacagcagtggttgaACTGCATCAGACAGGCCAAAGAAGCAGTGCAGCATTCTTTAGGTGAAAAAGGAATGCTAGGCTGTGGAAGACACATGCACCTAACTCCAAATGGGATCAGGATGTCCCATGAAGAACCAAAGCTTGAAAGAATGGACCAATCAGACAATGAATCTAACTGTAGTATGGATACCAGTGAGATTAGTGGCGACTATGAACAGATGGAAGAAACAGACTGTTGTGTAAATCAAAAAAGAATAGAGACAGATGTTTGA